From a single Populus nigra chromosome 18, ddPopNigr1.1, whole genome shotgun sequence genomic region:
- the LOC133678959 gene encoding ent-kaurenoic acid oxidase 1-like, translating to MEITIGVLLACVIGSLPLLGLLTWWWNEIWYVLPLKFQLSGTATKLPPGHLGFPFVGEMLTFLWYFKILGRPDDFINSKRRWYGDGVGLYRTHLFGSPSIIACFPAVSKFIFQSNDIFILKWPSVDILGQNSLVVVQGEAHKRLRNHVTNAITRPDALCRIAALVQPRMVAALQSWVDKRRINTYKEIKKVTFENIGKLFVGLQPGQQLEAIDELFRGLLRGVRAYPLNIPGTAYRHALQCKKKLDAIFRGELEKKKRQQESEKTNDLMDGLMQIEDDEGSQLSDQEVLDNIVALVIAGYESTSVASTWAIYYLAKYPNVLAKLRDENTALCKNKKGDFITSEDVAKLKYTNKVVEETIRMANIAAFIFRMATREVEYKGYKIPKNWKVIVWARYFHTNPENFEDPMCFNPDRWNEPARPGTYQVFGNGSRICPGNMLARLQLALFLHHLSIGYKWELLNPDADMIYLSHPMPVDGVEIVFDKI from the exons ATGGAAATTACAATAGGTGTATTATTAGCCTGCGTTATTGGATCCCTGCCGTTGTTGGGTTTACTAACGTGGTGGTGGAACGAGATATGGTACGTTCTCCCTCTGAAATTTCAACTTTCCGGTACTGCTACGAAGTTACCACCTGGCCATCTGGGATTTCCCTTTGTTGGCGAGATGCTTACCTTCCTCTGGTACTTCAAAATTCTTGGCCGCCCAGATGATTTCATCAATTCTAAGAGACGCTG GTACGGCGACGGAGTAGGATTGTACAGAACCCACCTTTTTGGATCACCGTCAATCATAGCATGTTTCCCAGCAGTCAGTAAATTCATTTTCCAATCAAAtgacatatttattttgaagtgGCCAAGCGTGGATATTTTAGGCCAGAATTCTTTGGTAGTAGTTCAGGGAGAGGCCCATAAAAGACTTAGAAACCACGTGACTAATGCTATCACTCGGCCAGATGCTCTTTGCCGCATAGCTGCTCTCGTACAGCCGAGGATGGTGGCTGCCCTCCAATCATGGGTCGATAAGCGTAGAATCAATACTTACAAGGAGATTAAAAAG GTAACCTTCGAGAACATTGGGAAATTATTCGTAGGCTTGCAACCGGGACAGCAGTTGGAAGCCATAGATGAGTTGTTTAGGGGGTTGCTCCGTGGAGTTAGAGCTTACCCTTTGAACATTCCTGGAACTGCCTATCGCCATGCTCTGCAG TGCAAGAAGAAGCTTGACGCAATATTCAGAGGGGAActtgagaagaagaaaaggcaacAGGAGTCTGAGAAGACAAATGATCTAATGGATGGACTGATGCAAATTGAAGACGATGAAGGAAGTCAATTGAGTGATCAAGAGGTGCTAGACAACATTGTTGCCCTTGTTATTGCTGGGTATGAGTCTACGTCTGTTGCTTCAACGTGGGCTATTTACTATCTTGCCAAGTATCCTAATGTCCTTGCAAAGCTACGG gaCGAGAACACTGCTCTATGCAAGAACAAAAAAGGAGATTTCATTACAAGTGAAGATGTTGCTAAACTCAAGTACACAAACAAG GTGGTGGAAGAAACTATAAGAATGGCCAACATTGCAGCGTTTATTTTTAGAATGGCCACCAGAGAAGTTGAGTATAAAG GTTATAAGATACCGAAGAATTGGAAAGTGATTGTCTGGGCTCGATACTTCCATACAAATCCTGAAAATTTCGAGGATCCTATGTGCTTCAACCCAGACAGATGGAAT GAACCGGCAAGGCCAGGAACGTATCAAGTTTTTGGTAATGGATCTAGAATCTGTCCAGGAAACATGCTTGCTCGCCTACAACTGGCACTTTTTTTACATCATTTGTCTATAGGATACAA GTGGGAACTACTTAATCCTGATGCTGACATGATTTATCTTTCACATCCAATGCCAGTTGATGGGGTTGAGATTGTATTCGAcaagatttaa
- the LOC133678383 gene encoding protein NRT1/ PTR FAMILY 2.11-like — translation MDSMMEQPADEHRENYRGVKAMPFVIGNETFEKLGSTGTLSNLLVYLTTVFHMKSITAATLINIFNGTTNIATLLGAFLCDTYFGRYKTLAFASIASFLGMVVITLTAAISKLHPPQCASGTQDTAACPALTPWQMTFLLSGLGLLVIGGGGIRPCNLAFGADQFNPQTESGRKGITSFFNWYYFTFTFAMMISLTIVVYVQSDINWAWGLAIPAFLMFCSCVLFFAGSRIYVKVKPDGSPLTSVVQVIVAAIKKRKLELPEQPWLSLFNHIPARSINSNLPYTDQFRFLDKAAILTTEDQIMSNESTATPWRLCSLQQVEEVKCLLRVIPIWASALLYYIGLIQQQTYVVFQALQSNRGLGNTNFKIPAASYAIFSMLGLTIWIPIYDRLIVPWLAKYTKKEGGIIILQKMGVGMALGIVTMLISGIVEERRRALAISSPIGVDSRSNVNVSSLSALWLAPQLILIGISEAFTIIAQIELYYKQFPENMRSIGGSLSFVGVAVSSYLSGFLISMVHQITRKSACGDWLPEDLNKGRLDLFYYLVAALGVINMGYFIVCAKWYKYKGNDGTSNTLEIGENLVFKRN, via the exons ATGGATAGCATGATGGAGCAGCCTGCAGATGAGCATCGTGAGAACTACAGAGGAGTAAAAGCCATGCCTTTTGTTATAG GTAATGAGACATTTGAGAAGCTGGGGAGTACAGGAACCTTGTCCAACTTACTGGTCTATCTTACTACCGTTTTCCACATGAAAAGCATTACAGCTGCTACTCTTATAAATATCTTCAATGGTACCACCAATATTGCTACATTATTAGGAGCCTTCCTCTGTGACACTTACTTTGGTCGTTACAAGACACTGGCATTTGCTTCCATAGCCTCTTTTCTG GGGATGGTGGTAATAACACTAACAGCGGCAATCTCAAAGCTACACCCACCCCAATGTGCAAGTGGAACACAAGATACTGCTGCATGCCCTGCACTAACGCCATGGCAAATGACTTTTCTATTAAGTGGCCTGGGACTACTTGTAATTGGAGGTGGCGGCATTAGGCCATGTAACTTGGCTTTTGGTGCTGACCAATTTAATCCCCAAACCGAATCAGGAAGGAAAGGAATCACCAGCTTCTTTAATTGGTACTACTTCACCTTCACTTTTGCCATGATGATATCCTTGACAATCGTAGTGTATGTACAGTCAGATATCAACTGGGCTTGGGGGCTAGCAATCCCTGCATTTTTGATGTTCTGTTCATGTGTGCTCTTCTTCGCTGGTTCAAGGATTTATGTCAAAGTTAAACCAGATGGAAGCCCCTTAACAAGCGTGGTGCAGGTAATAGTGGCTGCAATCAAGAAGAGGAAACTCGAGCTACCGGAGCAACCATGGCTCTCCCTTTTTAACCATATCCCAGCCCGTTCCATCAACTCCAACCTTCCCTATACTGATCAATTCag ATTTCTCGACAAAGCTGCAATCTTGACCACTGAAGACCAAATTATGTCAAATGAGTCAACAGCCACTCCATGGAGACTTTGCAGCTTGCAACAAGTAGAGGAAGTAAAATGCTTGTTGCGAGTGATTCCCATATGGGCTTCAGCTCTCTTATATTATATTGGTTTAATTCAGCAGCAAACCTATGTAGTCTTCCAGGCCCTTCAATCCAATAGAGGCCTTGGCAATACTAATTTCAAGATTCCAGCAGCTTCATATGCTATCTTCTCCATGCTTGGTCTAACCATTTGGATACCTATATACGATCGCCTCATAGTTCCATGGCTCGCCAAGTACACTAAGAAAGAAGGTGGAATCATAATCCTCCAAAAGATGGGCGTTGGCATGGCTCTAGGCATAGTCACAATGCTTATATCTGGCATAgtggaagagagaagaagagcttTGGCAATCAGTAGCCCGATAGGGGTAGACTCGAGAAGTAATGTCAATGTATCCTCTCTGTCAGCACTGTGGTTGGCACCTCAGCTGATACTCATAGGAATTTCTGAGGCATTTACAATTATAGCACAAATCGAGTTGTATTACAAGCAATTCCCAGAAAACATGAGAAGCATCGGTGGGTCTTTATCGTTTGTTGGTGTTGCAGTATCTAGTTACCTCAGTGGATTCTTGATATCCATGGTTCACCAAATAACTAGAAAGAGTGCTTGTGGGGATTGGTTGCCTGAAGATCTTAACAAGGGAAGATTGGACCTCTTCTATTACCTGGTTGCTGCTCTCGGAGTCATAAATATGGGCTACTTTATAGTTTGTGCAAAGTGGTACAAGTACAAAGGAAATGATGGTACTAGCAATACTCTTGAAATTGGCGAAAACCTCGTGTTTAAAAGAAATTAG